The proteins below come from a single Stomoxys calcitrans chromosome 1, idStoCalc2.1, whole genome shotgun sequence genomic window:
- the LOC131997369 gene encoding uncharacterized protein LOC131997369, producing the protein MLRDFQQYPLTTVVLKNPPVCYRYTNRKGQTVTTGTLWKPLALFAEMSNFELQEFPFNYDSFDYEAIVQAIKQRNKDIVPESFVQWEHSARSRIFLIVPSPKLINKEFYFYLPFRAELWIFSYLLLIGTSGLLSYIIFRENRIMRMDYIKTLMYSHNCLLYQFHFSVKSKGILTRTLTVVLFFYGLIAMNFYQAKLSSFLTINIC; encoded by the coding sequence ATGTTGAGAGACTTTCAGCAATATCCTCTAACAACGGTAGTATTAAAGAATCCTCCTGTTTGCTATCGCTACACCAATCGCAAGGGACAAACAGTAACCACCGGCACACTCTGGAAGCCCTTGGCACTATTTGCTGAGATGTCTAATTTTGAGCTTCAAGAGTTTCCCTTTAACTATGACTCTTTCGATTATGAGGCTATTGTACAGGCAATCAAGCAACGGAATAAAGACATTGTGCCCGAAAGTTTTGTTCAATGGGAACATTCAGCTCGAAGTCGAATTTTCCTTATCGTCCCCTCACCGAAACTCATTAACAAAGAGTTCTATTTCTATCTACCTTTCAGAGCAGAACTATGGATTTTTAGTTATCTGCTTCTTATAGGCACTTCAGGTTTGTTATCCTACATcatatttagagaaaatcgTATCATGCGCATGGACTACATTAAAACTCTGATGTATAGCCATAATTGTTTGCTCTATCAGTTCCACTTCAGTGTCAAAAGCAAAGGCATTCTTACTAGAACCCTtactgttgttttgtttttctatggcTTAATTGCCATGAATTTTTATCAAGCCAAACTCTCAAGCTTTTTGACCATAAACATCTGTTAA